Proteins encoded by one window of Lycium barbarum isolate Lr01 chromosome 11, ASM1917538v2, whole genome shotgun sequence:
- the LOC132618679 gene encoding uncharacterized protein LOC132618679 isoform X2, which translates to MGEKKNMPAVWFSLKRSLHCKSEPSDVHDPKTRKQLSTILTSKKGGGRSGCSRSIANLKDVIHGSKRHLEKPPSCSPRSIGSSEFLNPITHEVILSNSRCELKITSSLNGLQESTNGGSTFLGTLRPGTPGPGGHPTMHYFNSRNTVATTPTRRSASVGGSAGFWGGHSFPAKTRHSLDNDTNGTSSGVTCHKCGEQFGKWEDLEAHHLSKHAVSELLEGDSSRKIVEIICRSSWLKSENNVGRIERVLKVHNTQKTLARFEEYREMVKMKASKLPKKHPRCIADGNELLRFYGTTIACGLGMKGSCSLCISDKCCVCRIIRNGFSTKKELKGGIGVFTTSTSGRAYECIEMTEDDPSLRKALIVCRVVAGRVHRPLENIQEMAGQTGFDSLAGKVGVYSNIEELYLLNPKALLPCFVVICKA; encoded by the exons ATGGGGGAGAAGAAGAATATGCCAGCAGTTTGGTTTTCTTTGAAGAGATCTTTGCATTGTAAATCAGAGCCATCAGATGTTCATGACCCAAAAACAAGAAAACAGTTAAGCACAATTTTGACTAGTAAAAAAGGAGGAGGAAGGTCTGGTTGTTCAAGGTCCATAGCAAATCTCAAAGATGTAATCCATGGTAGCAAAAGACACTTAGAAAAACCCCCAAGTTGTAGTCCAAGATCTATTGGTAGCAGTGAGTTTCTTAACCCAATAACACATGAAGTAATCTTGAGTAATTCAAGATGTGAGTTGAAAATCACTAGTAGTTTAAATGGCCTTCAAGAAAGTACTAATGGTGGCTCAACTTTTCTGGGTACTTTAAGGCCTGGTACCCCAGGTCCAGGAGGGCACCCTACAATGCATTATTTCAATTCTAGGAACACAGTGGCAACTACTCCTACAAGGAGGAGTGCATCAGTTGGTGGCTCTGCTGGTTTTTGGGGAGGCCATAGTTTTCCTGCTAAAACTAGGCATTCACTTGACAATGATACTAATGGAACTTCTTCTGGGGTCACATGTCATAAGTGTGGAGAGCAATTTGGGAAATGGGAAGATCTTGAAGCACATCATCTTTCCAAGCATGCTG TGAGTGAACTTTTGGAGGGCGATTCTTCAAGGAAGATAGTAGAAATAATCTGTCGCTCGAGCTGGTTAAAATCCGAGAACAACGTTGGTCGGATTGAAAGGGTCTTGAAAGTTCACAACACACAAAAAACTCTGGCTCGGTTTGAAGAATATAGGGAGATGGTGAAGATGAAAGCAAGTAAGCTCCCTAAGAAACATCCTCGATGTATAGCTGATGGCAATGAACTTTTAAGGTTCTACGGAACTACTATAGCATGTGGACTTGGCATGAAAGGATCCTGCAGCCTCTGTATATCCGATAAATGCTGCGTTTGTCGAATTATCAGAAATGGTTTCTCCACGAAGAAGGAACTCAAAGGCGGGATCGGTGTCTTCACGACTTCCACAAGTGGAAGAGCTTATGAATGTATCGAGATGACTGAAGACGACCCGTCCTTAAGAAAAGCGTTGATCGTCTGCAGAGTAGTTGCAGGTCGAGTGCATAGGCCATTGGAGAATATTCAAGAAATGGCTGGCCAAACGGGGTTTGATTCTTTGGCTGGTAAGGTTGGCGTGTACTCGAACATAGAGGAGCTTTACTTGCTTAATCCAAAGGCTCTTCTTCCTTGTTTTGTGGTAATCTGCAAAGCCTAA
- the LOC132618679 gene encoding uncharacterized protein LOC132618679 isoform X1: MGEKKNMPAVWFSLKRSLHCKSEPSDVHDPKTRKQLSTILTSKKGGGRSGCSRSIANLKDVIHGSKRHLEKPPSCSPRSIGSSEFLNPITHEVILSNSRCELKITSSLNGLQESTNGGSTFLGTLRPGTPGPGGHPTMHYFNSRNTVATTPTRRSASVGGSAGFWGGHSFPAKTRHSLDNDTNGTSSGVTCHKCGEQFGKWEDLEAHHLSKHAAYITRLYICSFKAQFLVSELLEGDSSRKIVEIICRSSWLKSENNVGRIERVLKVHNTQKTLARFEEYREMVKMKASKLPKKHPRCIADGNELLRFYGTTIACGLGMKGSCSLCISDKCCVCRIIRNGFSTKKELKGGIGVFTTSTSGRAYECIEMTEDDPSLRKALIVCRVVAGRVHRPLENIQEMAGQTGFDSLAGKVGVYSNIEELYLLNPKALLPCFVVICKA, translated from the exons ATGGGGGAGAAGAAGAATATGCCAGCAGTTTGGTTTTCTTTGAAGAGATCTTTGCATTGTAAATCAGAGCCATCAGATGTTCATGACCCAAAAACAAGAAAACAGTTAAGCACAATTTTGACTAGTAAAAAAGGAGGAGGAAGGTCTGGTTGTTCAAGGTCCATAGCAAATCTCAAAGATGTAATCCATGGTAGCAAAAGACACTTAGAAAAACCCCCAAGTTGTAGTCCAAGATCTATTGGTAGCAGTGAGTTTCTTAACCCAATAACACATGAAGTAATCTTGAGTAATTCAAGATGTGAGTTGAAAATCACTAGTAGTTTAAATGGCCTTCAAGAAAGTACTAATGGTGGCTCAACTTTTCTGGGTACTTTAAGGCCTGGTACCCCAGGTCCAGGAGGGCACCCTACAATGCATTATTTCAATTCTAGGAACACAGTGGCAACTACTCCTACAAGGAGGAGTGCATCAGTTGGTGGCTCTGCTGGTTTTTGGGGAGGCCATAGTTTTCCTGCTAAAACTAGGCATTCACTTGACAATGATACTAATGGAACTTCTTCTGGGGTCACATGTCATAAGTGTGGAGAGCAATTTGGGAAATGGGAAGATCTTGAAGCACATCATCTTTCCAAGCATGCTG ctTACATCACAAGATTGTACATTTGCAGCTTCAAAGCCCAATTCCTAG TGAGTGAACTTTTGGAGGGCGATTCTTCAAGGAAGATAGTAGAAATAATCTGTCGCTCGAGCTGGTTAAAATCCGAGAACAACGTTGGTCGGATTGAAAGGGTCTTGAAAGTTCACAACACACAAAAAACTCTGGCTCGGTTTGAAGAATATAGGGAGATGGTGAAGATGAAAGCAAGTAAGCTCCCTAAGAAACATCCTCGATGTATAGCTGATGGCAATGAACTTTTAAGGTTCTACGGAACTACTATAGCATGTGGACTTGGCATGAAAGGATCCTGCAGCCTCTGTATATCCGATAAATGCTGCGTTTGTCGAATTATCAGAAATGGTTTCTCCACGAAGAAGGAACTCAAAGGCGGGATCGGTGTCTTCACGACTTCCACAAGTGGAAGAGCTTATGAATGTATCGAGATGACTGAAGACGACCCGTCCTTAAGAAAAGCGTTGATCGTCTGCAGAGTAGTTGCAGGTCGAGTGCATAGGCCATTGGAGAATATTCAAGAAATGGCTGGCCAAACGGGGTTTGATTCTTTGGCTGGTAAGGTTGGCGTGTACTCGAACATAGAGGAGCTTTACTTGCTTAATCCAAAGGCTCTTCTTCCTTGTTTTGTGGTAATCTGCAAAGCCTAA